The nucleotide sequence AGCGGCTCTTCTGATGAGACACGGAAGACATCGTCCGCATTGTCGGGACGTCCGTTTCCATTTTCCGCAGGAAACCGTGCCGGCAGACAGCTCCTTCAAGAGGGCTGGTTCCTTGCACCCACCGATCATCTCCCCCTTGGTCTTGAATTGGTAGGGATTGACGATGCGAATATTAAGCTCAACCGCCGAGAGCATTTGCTCTATGCGGGCGATGAAGTGAGGGTGTGTGGTGCGCGTAGTTAGAGTTCCGATTCGCCTATCGGTTAGAGGCACATTGAGTGAGATAAAGCCGTTCTCTGGAAGATACATGTCCACGATCTTGGTTTCTTTACTGCGAATCGTAGAAGCGATTAGTACGCCCAGGGCCAGAAAGAGGAAGGAACGCGCTCTCATTGAGGTGTCGTTGTCGTGCTCCCAGCGCGGATCAGGGTTTGCGGAAAAATGGCGATCTTTCTTGATACCCAGCTGACCAACAAGCAAATCCTGTTTTTCTGCATCCTTCGGGTATGCGCAACTTACGAGATATGGGGTGCGACCCTCGGCGGTTAGGTCAAGGGCCCCGATAAAACTATCCAGCCCGCTGGAAAACAAGCACACACAATCGCACGCGGCATCCTTCCATCGCAATGTCTTTAGGCTCGGAATGGGTGCGCCCCTCGTCTCGAATTTAAGTTGCCAGATATCTCCGGTCAGGAATCTCAGGGTCTGTTCAAGCTGACCGCTGATCTGTTCCCAGGGAGAGGGATTGAGAAGTTCGACCGTCAGCCCGATTTCACGGGTCCATCGATCGGCAGCATCGGCACGCTTCACAAAAGAGTCAGCCGCAATTACCGATAGAGCAAATGAAAGGAAATCCCAAGCACGCTGACTTGGCGCTCTTGTCAACCGACGACACTCTTCCACAATGGGATGGCCGATTCCGGCAAGTCGGCTTGTGCCAACTCCATAGAGTAGGACTGGCACATGCCCGCTTTTCTTAGATTTCCTTGCGCGCGCAGGAGATGGGGTACAAAATAGCCGTGTCATTCCACGTAGTCCTCGAATGCTTTCAGAACAGTTGCGAAAAGTTCCCGTACCACTCGATCGTACGTTCCTTTCTGAAAGTTCTTTGTGGTCTCGGAGAGAAGTGCGCGACCGTCTTTATCCACGACGACGCGAACGAGCTCGCGTAATTGAATCTCCCTGTCCATTAGGATGACGGGATCCGCCACTTTATCGAACGCATCCCCCGACTCAGCAATAACCTTTAGGTAGATTTCCTCCTCGGTGAATTTGACGAGAAGCTCCTCCAGCATTTCAAGCGACATCGCATCGGGATCAAACTCTGGTCGATCGCTTAAAACGGCACTGAGAGCTTCATCCAGGGCCGTGCGTGTGGCTTCATCATCGATGGTTCCGGTCGGGCAAAGCGCATCAACAATCCGCTCGATCACAACAGTGGTTTCGTGGCCCCGAAAAGCGGAAACGTCGAAACCGACTACACTTTCGCCGCTCCCTCCTTGTGCCAGGTCCGCAACGAGCTCCGAAAGTTTGCCTCCCGCGGATATCGCAGGCGCGAACCGCCGAGTCGCTATCGCAGATCCTCCCAACCCGGAAGAAACGAAACGGCCCAAGGCACTTCGTCCTACTCCGGCGTCCCCACCGGACACGAACCTTCCGAGCGTCGTTCGGAAACCGCGAAAGCGCTGTGAGTCAGATTCTGGTCCGGGACCTTGGTTGTCAAGGTCGGCCCAAGGTGGAACCAGAGGTGAGGCTCCGCCCGATCCTCGGTTAGAGGCCGAAGTGCCCATTTGCTAGCGACCTCCAGATATCGAGCTTCTTGATTTCCCGGTATCCACCGACTGCTTCTTCTTGACAGGCAACTTTGTCACCCACTCCTCATCCTTGAGTAACGGCACTATCCATGCTCCTCCGCTGCCCTCAGGTAGCGAGGCAATGTATTCGCCTAGCCGCGGTGCAGCAGTTGTTGCACGCTTCGCGAGAAATACTGCACCGTGAAATCCCCTCGGTACTTTTAACCAGTCGGCTGTTTTTCTGAGTTCGGTGATCAGCTGGTCCATTACCGGAACGTGGTCCCCTGGTTCCAGTGCAGTAATTGCACGCTCTGCCGCGGTCGAATGAGAGCTTGTCAACTTGAGGAGGACCTCCACCGCTTCGGCTGCCCGAGCTGAGAGGCCAGCGGTCCTGTAAGCGAGGGCAACGCTTTCCCTGCTTAGGTAGACTGCCGGTCGTAGGTCCCGGCCAGCCAACTCAGGGGGCAGCGACACCCATCGGTATAAGAACTCAACATGACGGCTGGCTTCTTTTGGACAGATAGTTTGAAACTTCTCGAGATCGTCTCGACGAGATTCCATCTCTCCCAGTATTTTGGGCTTGCCAGCTGCGGCATCATTTATCTCTCGATAGAACCATTGAACGGTATCAGTGTCCGTACATCTTTCAAGCACAGCAATTTTGGCGAGAAGCACTTCATCGAGGGCCATTCCGCGCTGCGCAGCAATTCTTCCGCGCAGCGAAATCGTGTTGAGCAATCTTTTTACAATTCGGGGATTTGCGGCTATCTCCTTCGAGGTTGCAAGGAGCGGAGCAAGTCTCTCCGCCAGCTCAAGCTTTGGGCCAAAGTCTTTTTGGTTCAACACCGTGAGAATCTCTTCACGGCTCGGATACTCCTGGCGCCAGCCATTCTGAAGGGCACCAGCCAGTAACTCCCTCAGCTTCCCGCGAGCCGCCGCATCAGCGTCGCTTCTGATTGCGAATAGCATTGTCATATAGGCGCGCATCTCGGCGACGCCAAGCTGCGGAACGCGTATCGGAACCTGTACAAGTTTGTCCAGGTAATTCGTGACCAGAATCGGGTCATCCAAATCCTTAAAGTGTTTTCGAATAGAGTGACGAATCATGCCCTCATCAGCGGCGATTATGAACGCGGTCTTAGGCATGAACAGGAAAAGCTTCATCGCCTCAAGAGTCTGAATAGCATGGTCGGGCAGGCATCGATCCAAGTTGTCGATGAAAACAACAACCGTCCGCTTGATGTCCTTTTCCAGGAGTTCCGAAAACTCCTTTCGAAATGCCATGATCTCCTCTGGTGGGGACTTTTCGTCCTCTGGCTTAATGAGACCCCTTGCTCCTTGCTTTACCTTGTTCAGAGCTTCCTTCCCAATTCTGAGATCTTCGGCGCTACCTTTACCTTCCATTACGTGATCATAGGCATCCATGAGCCCGGTCACTATTCCCGGCGGAACACCGAAGGCAACAGTCGCCCCGATCTCAACCGCTTTCCCAACCGCTCGGACATAGTTCACGCGCTTCCCGAGCTGCACAATCTTTTGCAGAACAGTCCGATCCTCTTTCGCAACCTCTTTTAGTCGCGTGGCGATTGTTTCGAGGAGCGCGGCTCTCGCATCATCAAAATCTTGGAACAGCCAGGCATCGAACTTTACGAACAGAAAGTCAGTTTGTTCGTCCTGTCCTCGACCATCTAGCAATCGCTGCTCGATGAGGGTTAATAATGATGATTTTCCCGAGCCCCATCCTCCAAAGACTCCAATAGAGATCGGCAGCAAGGATTGTTCCTTCACCAGTTCGGCGACAAGTATGGCGAGCTCGGTGAAGTTAAGATAGTCGACTTCCGATTCAACGTCGGCCCACATCAGTCCCTTTCCTTTTCCACAGCTTTCTTTCTGAGAGGATTTGTTGAAGCCACTTCGCCACTCCACAGTGATGGGAGCACGATACCCCTGGGCTTCGACTGAAGGTGTCGCTTCTATCTCGACATTGAGCTGTGGCTCCCTTCCGTGTAGCTGAACAGTCTTCCGGTCTTCTGACCGTTTCGCGCTTGAGTTTCCTCATGTAGCTCTATCCGTGCAGAGGGCCGTTGACTTTGTGTGTCCTCAGTTGAATGTTGACTTGCTGGAGATATGGACGGAGGTTGGGTTTCGCCGACAGTGAGAGTAGGGCGAAGCCAGTAACGAGTGCTGAGATCGTGTGATGTGACGGACGAGGAAGGTGCATAGTTCTCCCTGGGGAAACGGAAGTAAACTTGCCCCCTCTAAAACAAGTTCAACAAGAGATGATACGGACTAATTCGGATCTGGCAATAGCAAATAGGTGCCAGATCGTCGCCGCCGGTGGAATCCCTTACACACCGACCGACGCTGTAGCTCTTTGACCGCTGAAAAGCGTAAACCCCGCGTCCTAGTTCGTCCCACTGGTCGCGGCGTTCTGCGATTTGCCATCGCCCCCCATCCCTTCAGCTTACATAATTCAAAGCCGAACGCACAGCAAACCCAATTCCGAATGCGATACAAACAACCCGTTCGTCGCGTCTCGCGTACCTACCTTACCCGGCATTAGGTCAACCACTGGTCTACTATTGGTTCGAGAGAGGCAGGTTCTCGGTTTCTCAGGAGCCGACTCTTGGAATATCGGTCAGCAAGCTACGGTTAAATCTTGTTCGGGAAAAAGAGGGCAAGACGACGGCAATAGATCGACATGTGAAACTAATAGTATGGCAGACAGATATGAGAATTTCGCCGAGCTTGCCGCGCACGAAAGGGAAAATACAGACTTTCAGATTCGCTCGGAGACGCGGCGCGACACGCCGGCCGTTATCGCGCCGCACGGCGGAGGGATCGAGCCGGGTACATCGGAACTCGCCGAGGCCATCGCCGGCGGCGATCTTTCTTTTTATGCGTTCGAGGGACTGAAGAAAGACGGCAATGGCGTGCTGCACCTCACGAGTGATCATTTGGATGAGCCGATCGCCATAGAGCTCGTGAGCGCGTCACCAACGGTCGTGGCGCTACATGGAGAACTAAAGTGCATAGATAAGGTCGCGTTTCTCGGAGGTCTGGACAAGGAGCTGGGACAGCGGATACGGACTGCGCTGGAAGCAGCGGAGTTTGTCGTTAGAATTCATGACAATCCTAACTTGCAGGGCGTCAACAAGAGCAATATTTGCAATCGCGGCCGGAGCGGCCAAGGCGTGCAGCTGGAGATGAGTCGGCCTCTACGCAAGTCATTCTTCGAGTCCTTTGACAGGAGTGGCCGCGAGCGTCCGACAAAAGCGTTCTCGAGGTTCGTGGACACGATACGCGGAGCAATCCTCGGAGAACCTGTCAAAAAATGATCTCCGGCTGCCAATTCGTGGAAAGATGAAGTTGTGCTCGCACAGAAAAAAGATCGCAAGAAAGAGTTGGAGACATACTACTTGGGAACAAGCCCGCCGTGCTTCAGGGATCTTTCCCGCCGGGATTTATTGGAGTTTGGCTCACGTCCTCGGCGTAGCTATATTATTATACACATAGTTCCCATAAAACGGGAACTTAACGTGATATTATATAGCCGTGAAACGCGAGACCGACCCATTGCCAGCTTCCCGCGCACGGCTTGCTTCCGTGCTCCGCG is from Acidobacteriota bacterium and encodes:
- a CDS encoding 7-cyano-7-deazaguanine synthase encodes the protein MKRADAADRWTREIGLTVELLNPSPWEQISGQLEQTLRFLTGDIWQLKFETRGAPIPSLKTLRWKDAACDCVCLFSSGLDSFIGALDLTAEGRTPYLVSCAYPKDAEKQDLLVGQLGIKKDRHFSANPDPRWEHDNDTSMRARSFLFLALGVLIASTIRSKETKIVDMYLPENGFISLNVPLTDRRIGTLTTRTTHPHFIARIEQMLSAVELNIRIVNPYQFKTKGEMIGGCKEPALLKELSAGTVSCGKWKRTSRQCGRCLPCLIRRAAFNSAKVNDPTDYRFKSLSKADDPEDILAVRLAALKMRADPEKWIRRSGPLPVDGSVRRELASVFQRGLTEVDNYVSKDFA
- a CDS encoding DUF3761 domain-containing protein, producing the protein MRKLKRETVRRPEDCSATRKGATAQCRDRSDTFSRSPGVSCSHHCGVAKWLQQILSERKLWKRKGTDVGRR
- a CDS encoding poly-gamma-glutamate hydrolase family protein, whose product is MADRYENFAELAAHERENTDFQIRSETRRDTPAVIAPHGGGIEPGTSELAEAIAGGDLSFYAFEGLKKDGNGVLHLTSDHLDEPIAIELVSASPTVVALHGELKCIDKVAFLGGLDKELGQRIRTALEAAEFVVRIHDNPNLQGVNKSNICNRGRSGQGVQLEMSRPLRKSFFESFDRSGRERPTKAFSRFVDTIRGAILGEPVKK